In Lonchura striata isolate bLonStr1 chromosome 30, bLonStr1.mat, whole genome shotgun sequence, a single genomic region encodes these proteins:
- the PRELP gene encoding prolargin, whose amino-acid sequence MRAALAFLLPLALALVPAAGGQRRKPPRRPTRPPAPFEEPAEPTELPPPLPPGPPSVFPDCPRECYCPPDFPSALYCDSRNLRTVPVIPPRIHYLYLQNNFIADLPEESFRNATGLKWVNLDNNRIRKVDRKVLEKLENLIFLYMERNQLKEVPAFLPPNLEQLRLSRNQISKIPAGVFNKLENLVLLDLHHNKLSDGVFNKNTFKGLKNLMQLNLAHNILRKMPPGVPSAIHQLFLDRNNIEDIPSDYFKEFPNLAFIRLNYNQISDKGLPKNSFNLTNLLVLHLAHNKLTNVPFISPKLEHLYLNNNSIEKINGTQICPTSLVSIQDFSPSDLDSVPRLRYLRLDGNLLKPPIPLDLMLCFRLLQSVVF is encoded by the exons ATGAGGGCGGCCCTGGCGTTCCTTCTCCCGCTGGCGCTCGCGCTGGTGCCAGCGgccggcgggcagcggcggaAACCTCCCCGCAGACCCACGCGGCCGCCCGCGCCCTTCGAGGAGCCGGCGGAACCCACGGAgctgccccctcccctccctccggGCCCTCCGTCCGTCTTCCCCGACTGCCCGCGGGAGTGCTACTGCCCGCCGGACTTCCCGTCGGCGCTGTACTGCGACAGCCGCAACCTGCGCACGGTGCCGGTGATCCCGCCGCGCATCCACTACCTGTACCTGCAGAACAACTTCATCGCCGACCTGCCCGAGGAGTCCTTCCGCAACGCCACCGGCCTCAAGTGGGTCAACCTGGACAACAACCGCATCCGCAAGGTGGACaggaaggtgctggagaagcTGGAGAACCTCATCTTCCTCTACATGGAGAGGAACCAGCTGAAGGAGGTGCCCGCTTTCCTGCCGCCCAacctggagcagctgcggcTCAGCAGGAATCAGATCTCCAAGATCCCCGCCGGCGTCTTCAACAAGCTGGAGAACCTGGTGCTGCTGGACCTGCACCACAACAAGCTGAGCGACGGCGTCTTCAACAAGAACACCTTCAAGGGGCTCAAGAACCTGATGCAGCTCAACCTGGCCCACAACATCCTGAGGAAGATGCCTCCCGGCGTACCCAGCGCCATCCACCAGCTCTTCCTGGACAGGAACAACATCGAGGACATCCCCAGCGATTATTTCAAGGAGTTTCCCAACCTGGCTTTCATCCGGCTCAACTACAACCAGATCTCGGATAAGGGGCTGCCCAAAAACTCCTTCAACCTCACCAAcctgctggtgctgcacctGGCCCACAACAAGCTCACCAACGTGCCCTTCATCAGCCCCAAGCTGGAGCACCTCTACCTGAACAACAACTCCATTGAGA AAATCAACGGCACGCAGatctgccccacctcgctggtgTCCATCCAGGATTTCTCGCCCTCCGACCTGGACAGCGTCCCGCGGCTCCGCTACCTGCGGCTGGACGGGAACCTGCTGAAGCCGCCCATCCCCCTGGACCTGATGCTGTGCTTCCGCCTGCTGCAGTCCGTGGTGTTTTAG